The Bernardetia sp. ABR2-2B DNA window GTTAGTAATGACCCTAATTTGCGTGGTGCAGACTGGAAACCGTATCGTTATTTGCTTCCTAGCTGGACATTTGATGTAGCTGATGGAGAAAAAATAGTGTATGTAAAGTTTAGAGATGAAGCAGGAAATGAAACCGAAATAAAATCAGACAAAATTATTCTTGACCAAGGACAGCCAACAGGAGGAACAATAAAAATTGTTTCTAAAGAAGGAAATGAAGGTACAACAAATAACAAAGAAGGATTGGTAAATCTTGAGCTTTCTGTTGATAATAATGATGCTCGTTATATGATGATTAGTAATACTGAAAACTTTTTTGAAGGGCGTTGGGAAATTTATCGTAATAAAGTAGAAGATTGGAAACTTGCAGTAGGAGATGGCGAAAAAGCTGTTTATGTAAAATACAGAGATAGAGCAGGAAATGTATCCAAACCTGTGTCTGATAGAGTTGTTTTAGACCTTACTCCTCCTATTGATACTCGCATAGCTGTTGAAAAAAATTCAAAATATGTTCAAAGCACTTCTGTTGCTGTTAATCTATTTGCTCGTGGGGCAAGTGAAGTAATGCTTGGAAAGTCAGAGCAATTTACAGATGGAAAATGGCAAGAATATGCAGAAGAAATAAAAGGGTGGGAATTAGAAGGAGCAGATGGCAAAAAAACAGTGTATGCAAAATTCAAAGATGCAGCAGGAAACGTAACTTCTCCTATCAGTACAGAGATTATTTTGGATAGAGTTGCTCCTCAAGACCCACAAATCAGAATAAATAAGGGTGATAGTGTTACTAATAACCCAAATAAAGTTGTTCTTCTACAAGCAAAAGCTGATGGAGCTGTTATGATGCAGATTGGAATGAACTCAGCCTTTGATGGTAGTCGTTGGATTAATTATCAAGCAGGAAAAAATGTTCCTTTTGCTCTACCAGGAGATGATGGACTGAAAGAAATTTTTGCTCGTTTTAGAGATGAAGCAGGAAATATTTCAGAAGTTGTGTCTCAAAAAGTATTGCTTGACCGTACGCCTCCTATTGTTGGAGAAGTTAAAATCAATGAAGGAGATAACGGAACAAATATTCAAACTGTTGGTCTTACCCTCAACGCACAAGGAGCTACTCATATGATGTTATCTAATCGTATTGATTTTCCAGAAGCAAAATGGGAATCTTATAATACCTCAAGACAATTTACTTTGGTAGGAGAAGACGGAATTAAATTTGTTTTTGTTCGTTATAGAGACGGAGTAGGTAATATCTCTGAAATTGCTTATGACAGAATTGGTCTTGACCGTACAGCACCAACAGGTGGAGAAATTACTATCAATAAAAACGCAAAATATACTACAAACATCAATAAATATGTAACACTTCAACTCCGTGCAAAAGGAGCTGCCGAAATGCGTATTGGAAAAAGCCAGTCTATGGATAGTGCTTCTTGGCAACCTTTCCGACCTATCGTAATGAATCATATTTTGGCAGGAGAAGACGGAGAAAACAAAGTTTGGGTACAGTTTGGAGACAAATCAGGTAATCAAACCGAACCAATTAGTGCTAGTATTATTTTGGACAGACAAGCACCTTTTGGAGAAGAAATTATAATCAATGGAAGTGAACCTTATACAAACAAGCATCAAGTAAAATTGAATATTATGGCAGAAGAGGCTTCACATATGATGATTACTAATATGAGAGGTTTTCCACCTCCTGCACGTTGGGAAGAATTTCAAACTGATAAAAAATGGACATTATCAGGTGCTGATGGTTATAAAACTGTTTATATAAAATTTAGAGATGAAGCTGGAAATCAATCTTTTGTGGCTAGTTCTCAAATTTTGTTAGACACACAACCACCACAACCTGGAATTATCAGAATTGAAGGAGGGCAAACTCGTGTGAAAGACAATCAAGTAACACTTCTCTTTAATGCTCGTCAGGCAAACTATATTATGGTTTCTAACTCTGCAAAGTTTGATGATGGAGCATACTGGCAAGAATATAATGATAAAATAGACTGGGTACTGACAGGTGGAGAAGGATATAAAAGAGTATATGCCAAATTCAAAGATACTAGTGAAAACGAAACAGGAATTATCTTTGCCGAAATTACGGTAGAAGGTTTTTAAAAGTTTTTTACTTTAATAAATTACAAAGCATTGTCTTAACTAAAAGGCAATGCTTTTTTTATTTTTTAAATAAACAGAAAATAATTTTGTATCTTAAATTATACAACAACAAACTACTGAATTTTAAGTATATGAATTATGAAAACATTTTTTAGATTTTCAACCCGTTTATTTATAGTTTTACTTTTCTATAATTTATTTTTTGTTACTGCATTTGGTCAAAATAAAAACCAAAATGAGCCAGTTGGACAAATTGGAAAAGTAGATTTAGCTGGTGTTGCTCTACTTTCCGTACCTAAAGGATTTGTCTTTATAGAAGGAAATGCTGTAAAATCTCCTTATCGCATAGCCTGTGATAGCATCGAATATTTAGGCTGTTTAGTAGCTATTCCAAATGAAAATACTCTTGACTCAGTTGCTAAACCTCCTTTCATAATTGAATTAGTTTATATAGAAACAGGTTACATTCCTGACACCACCATTTTCAAAACACCTGAAGATTTTTTTTGGAATGACATTCTTCATACTAATTATAGAAAGAATAAGAATATCAAAAAAAATGGTTGTGATACATTAACCATTCAATCTTGGGCAATGAAGCCCTATTTTTTGGAAAATGAGCATCAGTTACAGTGGGCTGTCTCTTGCTCTTCTGATAAGAAAAAATATATTCGTCATAGCACCCACAAATTGGGTAGGTATGGTGTCTTGGAAATGAATATTAGCACTTCACCTAGTCATCTTTTAGAAGTTAATTCTCAAATCCCTCTACTTACTTCTAGTATTGATTTTTATAAAGGATTCAGACACGAAGACTTTGACCCCAATTTCGATAATTTAGCTGCTTTTGGTTTTGCAGGTATTTTGGCGGGTAAAGTTTTGACAAAAGTAAAAGTTGTCCCTTTTGTTTTCAAGTGGTTAAAATGGGTAATTATTGCGTTACTGGGAGCTTTTACATTCTTTAAAAGAAAATTAATAAAAAGAGATTTGGAAAAAGGTTTAGAAATAAACTATCTTGATGCAGAATTGGAAAGAGAAGAATAATTTTTTAGATTTTTGATTACAAAAACAAATTTAAAAGTGAAAAAAATTGGAGTTTTTACATCTGGAGGAGATTCTCCCGGAATGAATGCCTGTGTACGTGCTGTGGTAAGAGGTGCATTATATTATGGTGTAGAAGTCTATGGAATTTATAGAGGCTACCGTGGAATGATAGAAAATGACATTCATCCAATGACTTCTAGAGATGTAAGTAATATCATTCAGCGTGGAGGTACAGTCTTAAAAACAGCTCGTAGCCAACGATTTTTGATAAAAGAAGGACGAGAACAAGCTTATCAAAATCTAAAAAACTTAGAAATAGATGGACTTGTTGCCATTGGTGGAAACGGAACATTAAAGGGAATGCAAATATTTTCAGCAGAACACAAAATGCCATTTGTAGGCGCACCAGGAACTATCGATAACGACCTCAACGGAACAGATTATACTATCGGATTCGATACAGCCATCAATACAGCTTTAGAAGCCATCGATAAAATAAGAGATACGGCTGATTCGCTTGAACGAGGTTTTTTTATCGAAGTAATGGGAAGGCATTGTGGAGATATTGCCCTCTTGACAGGAATTGGAGGAGGTGCAGAAATTGTTATGCTTCCTGAAATCGTGGACTCTTTAGATGAAATTGTTGTGTCTATAAAAGATATGTTAGCCAATAAAAAACGGTCTTTAATCGTGGTGGTGGCAGAAGGAGATGAGCTTGGGAATGCCGAAGAATTAGGTGCAAAAGTAAGAGAACAAATACCAAAATTCAAATTTAGAGTTACTAATTTAGGACATATTCAGCGTGGAGGTTCACCCACAGCAGCTGATAGAGTTTTGGGTAGTCAGTTGGGTTTGGGAGCAGTAGAGGGACTTTTATCTGGAAAAACAAATGTTATGGTGGGGCAGCTAAAACGAAGAATGACTTATACTTCAATAGAAGAATGTATAAAACCTAGAGCTATTGATAATGAGCTCGTTAGAATGCTTCGTATTTTGAGTACATAAACTCCATCAAAACAAAAAACTCATTCTACATCAAATGTAAAATGAGTTTTGATATTTCTTCACAAATAATATTTTTATTGAATTGTAATTGTATCTAATGTATTTACTTCTCCATCAATTACCACTACATCAGAAATTGTAACAGGAGCATATTCCACAGGAGGCTCAACTCTTACTTGGTATGTTCCAGCAGGAAGTCCTTTTACTAAGAAACAACCATCGTTTGTATAAGCAGTTGCCACAACTCCACCATTTTGAGAAACTGTTACTAAAGACTGAATTGTTACGGCAGAGGTACAGCCTTTCAGAGAACCACCATCACTTTCAACGAAAGTACGAATAACAGGCTTTAGGTTGTAATTTCCAGAATTTCCTGCTTTTACGATAGAACGAGCAGCATCAAAATCTAAGACAATTACATACTTCAAATCAGCTTCTAAAGTTGTATTAATTTTTAGCTTCAAGCCAGATTGCTGTGCGCTGGGTGTTCTTAATGGAATCGTTTCTCCATCTTCTACGAGAGTATTATTTTCTCCCAAAATCAAACGAATTTGAGAAACTTTACCAGCAGGTAGTTCTTCTGTTGCTAAAAGAGCATCGATTCCGTTAGTAAGTTCCAAAAGATTATAAATTCCTGTATTTGTAGGAAGTGTTGTCCAGCCTTGATCTTCGTCAGCAGCCGTTTCAGAGGTATGGATTCTGATTTCTTGTACATCAATATAGACAGCTTCATAGTCAGCAGGAGCATCTACAAGACGAACTTCTAATTTTGCTTGTCCACTTTCCTTTTCTTTATTACAAGAAAAAAGAGAAATAGAAAGTAATAAAATAAATAAATAATGAATTTTCATAGTTTTTTCTCTAAAAAAATATTTTAAAAAATAAAAAATATAGTTTCTAAGTGTGAAACTATATTTATAGAACATAAATAATACTATGTTGTTTGACAAAAATCATTCTAATTTAACTTTCAGTTGTATCTTCATCCACCTTATATTTAGATTCTATGCCTTGAATATGGTTTTCTAAATCTTCAAAATTTGAAAAGACTTGAATTTGAGAAAGTCTCTTATCATTTTCTGCTTCATCTTTATCTTCTGAACTATCCTCCACACTCTCTAAAGTCGTTTGTTTTTCATTTTCCAAATCAAAGCTTTGTAATTCTTCTTCTTGAAAAACCTCCCTTGTTTTAGTTGTTGTAGCTTCTATTTCTACAATTCTTTCTTCTTTTTTTATTTCATTCATTGGGTGTCTTGAAGGTTCTGTAAGCTCTTTCTCTTCCTCTATTTCATTTTTTTCTTGTGCTACATTTTCAGTCTGATTGTGTATATTTTCAATTTCAGCAGCATCTACATTAGCTTTAAGGTTTTCATATTCCTCCATCAATTCTTCTAATTCATCATCACTATAAACTGGACTTTCAGGGTGTGTATATTGTCTTAGCCAAACCTCTCCTTCTTCTATTGTTTTGAAAACAGCACAATTTACAAGAGAAGTCAGTTTTTCTCCCATTCCATATTTCAAAGAAAAAACGGCAAAAATATCTTTATCTGAAACGACTGTAGCAAAATGTTGCAACCCTGCATCATGAACCATCTGCGACCATACTTCATTTGCCCAACGTGGAATATTTGGGTTTGTTCCCTTAAACTTTTGAGCATCTAAAAACAAACATTTTACTTTTGTATGACGAATCATAGCTACTTCTTTCAAAAGCACTTCACGAACTTTCTCCTCACTCACAAACTGTTTCCAAATTACATCAATACGACGTTTTTCTGGAATCCATTTCATAGAAATATAATCTGTTTCGAAATGAGTAGGCGTATCTATAAAGCTTTTATGAAGATTTTGAGCTAAAGGTTGCTCTTCTGGTGGGCGTTTGGAAGGTGGAAAAACAGGCTTTAAACTAGAAGGTTTAGTAAAAGAACTTTCTGTATTTGATTGCTGTATATTATTATTGATGTTCATATCCTTAGTGCTACAAAGTAAATAGAATAGAAAAATACAAGACAGACAGATTACGCCAAGTAAAAAATTACAAACTACGTTCAGTATCTCTGCAAGTAGCTTATAGCTTTGTCTTGAATATTTTTTTTATTGAATTATTTATAGAATAGGATTTGTTGTTTTGTCTCTTTACTAGTTCAAATAGTTAGCCAGTAGATTTTTTTTGATAGAGAAATAAGGGGTTTTTATCGAAATAAAACTGTATTTTTAAGCACCTAATTTTTCCCTAAGCGTCTCTACAAGCCCGTCCCAAAGCTCTTCCAAAACTTCATCATCATTCATTTCTGAATAATCTCTGATTACTAAATAAGTAGTATCAGTCAGTTCACTATAATTAAGTTTGAGTTCTAAGAAATTTACATCCTTCTTTTTTCCTCTATTTTTTGCTTTTCCTTCCTCTACATTCTCTACAAACTGGTAGCGAATCATAGAATTGTTTCTTTGTGAGACTACCTTTGCAATATGGCTTTCATTATCCCAATGAATATTTAGAAATTTATCTTCCAAAACCTCTACTCTCTCAGCAAACCACTCTTCTAACCCTTGTGGTGTGGAAATAAAAGGATAAACCATCTTGACGGCAGCACGTATTTCGTACTCGGCATTATATTCGTATTTACTCATTTTTGATAAATTGTGTTGTTATTTTATTATTTCAACCAAAGATATATTTTTTTTCCTTAGACCAAAAAACTAAGAGGCTGTTTGAGTTAGTAATATACCGTATTTTTTATTCGAAAAATATCTCTATTCTTTTTCAGCTTCTCTTTCTCTTTCAAAAATTTGTGCTAATTCAATAAAATCTTGTACAGAAAGTTGTTCGGCTCTTCTACTAAGCATTTGATTCAACGCTTCTTTTTCTTTAAAAGCATTTGGAATACCTAAAGGTTTTAAGGCACTTCGAAGCATTTTTCTTCGCTGATTGAACCCAAACTTAACTAACTGAAAAAACAACTTTTCATTACAATCTAAAGTTTCTACTTCATTTCTCTTTAGACGAATAACAGCAGATTTTACTCTTGGAGGAGGATTAAACACCTTTTCACTTACTGTGAAGCAATACTCAATATCGTAGTAAGCCTGTAACAAAACACTCAAAATTCCATACGTTTTGTTTCCGTGTGGCGATGCAATACGCTCTGCCACTTCTTTTTGAATCATCCCAACCACTTCTGGAATTTGATTTTTATACTCTAAAACCTTAAAAAATATCTGAGAAGAAATATTATAGGGAAAGTTTCCAATAATCCCAAATTTCCCTTCAAAAACAGTTTCTAAGTCCATTTTCAAAAAGTCTTCATTGAGAAGTGTTTGGTCTGTAAAACCTAGATTTTCCTTGAGATATTCTACCGATTCGTCATCAATTTCTACAACAGTTAAATCATATTTTTTATCATTCAGAATAAACTTTGTCAGAACACCTGTACCTGCTCCAATTTCTAGTAGATTTGTATAACTCTCATCTTGCATTTGATTGACAATCTTACGAGCAATATTTTCGTCTTTTAGAAAATGTTGTCCTAGGTGTTTTTTGGGTTTTACAGGAGATTTCTTCGCCATATTATTTTATATATTTACTTCGTTTTTGATTTCATAGCAAAGATACTAACTAAACTTCTTTGAAAAAATTAACCCTGATAATAAACGTTATCACTGTTATTTTTGTATGTCAGTCTTCTAGACTGACTAATGATAAATAAAGGCTATTTTTTTATGTTCAGACAAGATGTCTGAACTACCTGTAACAAACCATGATAACCTTTAATGTTTATTTTACCTCTATATATCAAATGAAAATAATTTATTGTGATAGCATCATTGACCCAAAAGTTATAGATTCTGATTATGAAGCAGAACAAAAAGCTGCTCAAAATGCAGGTTTTGAAACCTATCTATTGAGTTTTGAAAAAATACTTGAAGAAAATATTCATTCTGCACTTCGTTTTATACCACAAAAAGAAGAAAAAGAAATAGCTCTTTATCGTGGTTGGATGTTGAAACCAAAAAATTATGCCTTACTGTATAGTGGTCTTTTAGATAAAAATATTCAGTTGATTAATTCACCAAAAGAGTATGAACATTGTCATTATTTGCCTAATTCGTATTCCAAAATAAAAGAACATACACCTCTTTCTAATTGGTTAAAATTAAATGATACAATTGATTTTGAACAAAT harbors:
- a CDS encoding DUF4382 domain-containing protein encodes the protein MKIHYLFILLLSISLFSCNKEKESGQAKLEVRLVDAPADYEAVYIDVQEIRIHTSETAADEDQGWTTLPTNTGIYNLLELTNGIDALLATEELPAGKVSQIRLILGENNTLVEDGETIPLRTPSAQQSGLKLKINTTLEADLKYVIVLDFDAARSIVKAGNSGNYNLKPVIRTFVESDGGSLKGCTSAVTIQSLVTVSQNGGVVATAYTNDGCFLVKGLPAGTYQVRVEPPVEYAPVTISDVVVIDGEVNTLDTITIQ
- the pfkA gene encoding 6-phosphofructokinase; translated protein: MKKIGVFTSGGDSPGMNACVRAVVRGALYYGVEVYGIYRGYRGMIENDIHPMTSRDVSNIIQRGGTVLKTARSQRFLIKEGREQAYQNLKNLEIDGLVAIGGNGTLKGMQIFSAEHKMPFVGAPGTIDNDLNGTDYTIGFDTAINTALEAIDKIRDTADSLERGFFIEVMGRHCGDIALLTGIGGGAEIVMLPEIVDSLDEIVVSIKDMLANKKRSLIVVVAEGDELGNAEELGAKVREQIPKFKFRVTNLGHIQRGGSPTAADRVLGSQLGLGAVEGLLSGKTNVMVGQLKRRMTYTSIEECIKPRAIDNELVRMLRILST
- a CDS encoding DUF2167 domain-containing protein yields the protein MKTFFRFSTRLFIVLLFYNLFFVTAFGQNKNQNEPVGQIGKVDLAGVALLSVPKGFVFIEGNAVKSPYRIACDSIEYLGCLVAIPNENTLDSVAKPPFIIELVYIETGYIPDTTIFKTPEDFFWNDILHTNYRKNKNIKKNGCDTLTIQSWAMKPYFLENEHQLQWAVSCSSDKKKYIRHSTHKLGRYGVLEMNISTSPSHLLEVNSQIPLLTSSIDFYKGFRHEDFDPNFDNLAAFGFAGILAGKVLTKVKVVPFVFKWLKWVIIALLGAFTFFKRKLIKRDLEKGLEINYLDAELEREE
- the rsmA gene encoding 16S rRNA (adenine(1518)-N(6)/adenine(1519)-N(6))-dimethyltransferase RsmA, producing the protein MAKKSPVKPKKHLGQHFLKDENIARKIVNQMQDESYTNLLEIGAGTGVLTKFILNDKKYDLTVVEIDDESVEYLKENLGFTDQTLLNEDFLKMDLETVFEGKFGIIGNFPYNISSQIFFKVLEYKNQIPEVVGMIQKEVAERIASPHGNKTYGILSVLLQAYYDIEYCFTVSEKVFNPPPRVKSAVIRLKRNEVETLDCNEKLFFQLVKFGFNQRRKMLRSALKPLGIPNAFKEKEALNQMLSRRAEQLSVQDFIELAQIFEREREAEKE
- a CDS encoding START-like domain-containing protein, which codes for MSKYEYNAEYEIRAAVKMVYPFISTPQGLEEWFAERVEVLEDKFLNIHWDNESHIAKVVSQRNNSMIRYQFVENVEEGKAKNRGKKKDVNFLELKLNYSELTDTTYLVIRDYSEMNDDEVLEELWDGLVETLREKLGA